The following proteins come from a genomic window of Chloroflexia bacterium SDU3-3:
- a CDS encoding HEAT repeat domain-containing protein, translating into MIKVYLIAKPSVTSDVVFQVADEYYWIWLDESEETEQTPYTLSLRANSSETKIFYLEEHKDIFEAKYFIVHGNDPDRALEQIRKAIDLYSDTDLLERCAQAGDTRERGSAIYQLGIALTARAFDTIFVPAFERAMVAPEPAVRIAAIWAIAYPHWPELRGLVELAAAQDADDEVRRVAGRLLEVYDEP; encoded by the coding sequence TTGATCAAGGTCTATCTTATTGCAAAGCCTTCAGTTACATCTGATGTGGTTTTCCAGGTAGCAGATGAGTATTACTGGATATGGCTTGATGAGTCTGAGGAGACTGAGCAGACCCCTTACACTTTATCACTCAGAGCTAACAGCTCGGAGACGAAGATTTTTTATTTAGAAGAGCATAAAGATATCTTTGAGGCAAAATATTTTATTGTTCATGGCAATGATCCTGATCGTGCGCTTGAACAGATCCGCAAAGCTATTGATCTTTATAGTGATACTGATCTGCTCGAGCGGTGTGCGCAGGCGGGCGACACACGCGAGCGCGGCAGCGCCATCTACCAACTGGGCATCGCACTGACCGCACGGGCATTCGATACTATTTTTGTTCCGGCGTTCGAACGAGCTATGGTTGCGCCTGAGCCTGCGGTTCGCATCGCTGCAATCTGGGCTATTGCTTATCCACACTGGCCTGAGCTTCGCGGTTTGGTAGAACTGGCGGCGGCTCAAGATGCCGATGACGAGGTGCGGCGAGTTGCAGGCCGATTACTTGAGGTCTACGACGAACCCTGA